The following are encoded together in the Drosophila sechellia strain sech25 chromosome 3R, ASM438219v1, whole genome shotgun sequence genome:
- the LOC6606820 gene encoding peptidoglycan-recognition protein LB isoform X2, giving the protein MTALGLVLLSIMGYSQHMQQANLGDGVATARLLSRSDWGARLPKSVDHFQGPAPYVIIHHSYMPAVCYSTPECMKSMRDMQDFHQLERGWNDIGYSFGIGGDGMIYTGRGFNVIGAHAPKYNDKSVGIVLIGDWRTELPPKQMLDAAKNLIAFGVFKGYIDPAYKLLGHRQVRDTECPGGRLFAEISSWPHFTHLNASDGESSTAAPVVPHVHAQAAAPQTPHQSPPAAPKV; this is encoded by the exons ATGACAGCACTGGGATTAGTTCTGCTATCGATAATGG GCTATAGTCAGCACATGCAGCAGGCGAATCTGGGCGACGGTGTGGCCACCGCCCGCCTGCTTTCCCGATCCGACTGGGGTGCCCGGCTGCCCAAGTCTGTGGACCACTTCCAGGGACCCGCGCCCTACGTCATCATCCACCACTCGTACATGCCGGCCGTGTGCTACTCCACTCCGGAATGCATGAAGAGCATGCGGGACATGCAGGACTTCCATCAGCTGGAGCGCGGATGGAACGATATTGGTTATAGCTTTGGCATCGGCGGCGATGGCATGATCTACACCGGCAGGGGATTCAATGTCATCGGAGCTCATGCACCCAAGTACAATGACAAGAGCGTGGGCATCGTGCTGATCGGAGATTGGAGAA CCGAACTGCCGCCCAAGCAGATGCTGGATGCGGCCAAGAACCTGATCGCCTTCGGAGTTTTCAAGGGCTACATTGACCCCGCCTACAAACTGCTGGGCCACCGACAGGTGCGGGATACCGAGTGTCCTGGAGGCCGCCTCTTCGCCGAGATCTCCAGCTGGCCGCACTTTACCCACCTAAACGCCAGCGACGGCGAGAGCAGCACTGCGGCGCCCGTCGTGCCCCATGTCCATGCACAGGCGGCAGCACCACAAACGCCGCACCAATCCCCGCCAGCTGCGCCCAAGGTCTAG
- the LOC6606822 gene encoding solute carrier family 35 member G1, whose translation MPENLELQQFQEGAPPPDPAPRWLERLQRRLGADCPYLGILLATLSSLFFSLCSVIVKGLVDVNPMELASFRFVGVLLPALPILIYTRQPVFPEGKRVILLLRCFMGTTGLMLSFYAFRHMPLADASVIIFSTPVFVAIFARAFLKEPCTLFNVLTINMTLLGVVLITRPPFVFGDTTESEDVAGKTYDIWGPVAAISSTLFGANVYILLRALKNLHFSVIMTNFGTIALVYTLIVCASIGAVCWPSCGRDRWLVVVLGVFSFLGQILLTLSLQIEQAGPVAIARCADIVFAFVWQMLFFGETPTAYSLVGAVMVMGSVVLTALKKWAGTLPRESSLRKRFRLILLE comes from the coding sequence ATGCCGGAAAACCTGGAGCTGCAGCAGTTCCAGGAGGGCGCCCCGCCCCCAGATCCCGCCCCCCGTTGGCTGGAGCGCCTGCAGCGTCGATTGGGCGCCGACTGTCCCTACTTGGGCATCCTGCTGGCCACGCTCTCCTCGCTGTTCTTCTCCCTGTGCTCAGTGATTGTGAAGGGCCTGGTGGACGTGAACCCCATGGAGCTGGCCTCGTTTCGATTTGTCGGAGTCCTGCTGCCGGCACTGCCCATCCTGATATACACGCGACAGCCGGTGTTTCCGGAGGGCAAGAGGGTGATACTGCTGCTGCGCTGTTTCATGGGCACAACAGGTCTGATGCTCAGCTTCTATGCCTTCCGACACATGCCCCTGGCGGATGCGAGTGTAATCATCTTCTCCACGCCCGTTTTCGTGGCCATATTTGCGCGCGCCTTCCTCAAGGAGCCGTGCACGCTGTTCAATGTCCTGACCATCAATATGACATTGCTCGGCGTGGTCCTGATCACGCGGCCACCCTTTGTGTTCGGCGACACGACAGAAAGTGAGGATGTCGCTGGGAAGACGTATGACATCTGGGGACCAGTGGCCGCCATATCATCCACACTCTTCGGAGCCAATGTGTACATCCTGCTGCGGGCGCTCAAGAACCTGCACTTCTCCGTCATTATGACGAATTTCGGTACTATCGCTCTGGTCTACACGCTGATCGTTTGCGCATCCATTGGAGCTGTGTGCTGGCCAAGCTGCGGACGGGATCGCTGGCTGGTCGTTGTACTGGGCGTGTTCAGCTTCCTAGGCCAGATCCTGCTCACTCTATCGCTGCAGATCGAACAGGCCGGACCAGTGGCCATTGCTCGCTGCGCCGACATCGTCTTCGCCTTCGTCTGGCAGATGCTCTTCTTCGGAGAGACGCCCACCGCTTACTCGCTGGTGGGAGCGGTGATGGTGATGGGATCCGTGGTTCTGACGGCGCTGAAGAAATGGGCAGGCACCCTGCCACGCGAGTCGTCGCTGCGGAAGCGATTCAGGCTCATCCTGCTGGAATAG
- the LOC6606821 gene encoding death domain-associated protein 6 isoform X2: MPFVTPRAGTSSASSAPGGRTTFRPPWVKDDGGTTTSSSTTKPTATPWAKNTATTTTATPAAKENGEKSTATKPKATATTTAAAKKTATPEPAKKTTEPVKKSSLATSTTAAKRTPEPVNTKKAPEPVKKVAPTVGPKKPVATTSALKKKKEPTPPPESSSEEEESEEEEETEEETESEEEESEEESESEEEESEEEDTTVDEKVPEHVKKAAQLRPTTVNKKPEPESELTQRFTMEKPKLRSVVVKRDKSLKKMATEDDDEAEEGETEEERDRRRRFKLEKPKLRHVKREEKPLPSKSTDDLAKIRPVLKKVPKIDELLKEPKEEPKPEFTTKTLRKASIKREPSIKSVPAPPPLPSLVPKAPPPPPPLLAPGEKRVLSSTQKETLEKLRTRPRRRPDWSEMMKEVESGKKLRHVACNDRSQPILTCKSITKLDDKFIYETEKGNSHNKLLKQIQGGIKLKPTKTNDRSKPVLDGLRKFRRQMTIEEQLQKSQSKINMLSEAPSSHALGPGSATALGAGGSRPSIVSAMSIDEESPDELDDIDKIRDDLQSTKQMLALELRNREAQDRENKKLLAKIRTLETELEREKSREKNLEYGSNVIVATMDPTPTAEQTYVNSLKREVEDARKVSKEVEQNYQSTAEQLVEAKTEIEEQRRQIQLLERKLAAALQGGGSLDGSRRPSDANFGRDSSPELEPEVSESDPDEPEEKKVERRERRSGKELKILRSKLTKLKVKEEAAKKEKDALKQAMKKNQGILKEENKKFKKLEKEVQKMAASMKLDEDDVDGEEKDEDEEEAEEEHASEEEEDSDDESEESESEESEAETGSESEPEDSPNSAKKANVEPRVKKHESRFAAMKKCNVLLQANVDNLQDQIVQVRSRATNLQDELDAVIADLGF; encoded by the exons ATGCCGTTTGTGACGCCCCGTGCGGGGACAAGCAGTGCAAGCAGTGCGCCCGGCGGACGCACCACGTTCCGTCCGCCATGGGTGAAGGACGACGGCGGTACCACTACCAGCAGCAGTACCACAAAGCCCACTGCCACTCCGTGGGCAAAGAACACAGCGACGACGACGACCGCCACTCCGGCAGCAAAGGAAAATGGAGAAAAGTCAACTGCGACCAAGCCAAAAGCAACTGCTACCACGACTGCAGCCGCGAAGAAGACTGCGACCCCTGAACCGGCCAAGAAGACGACAGAGCCTGTAAAGAAATCTTCACTTGCCACAAGCACAACGGCGGCCAAGAGGACACCAGAACCCGTAAATACCAAGAAAGCACCGGAGCCAGTCAAGAAAGTGGCGCCCACTGTGGGGCCAAAGAAGCCAGTAGCCACCACTTCAGCGctcaaaaaaaagaaggagcCGACACCACCACCCGAATCCTCCTCCGAGGAAGAAGAGagcgaggaggaggaagagaCCGAAGAGGAAACCGAGTCTGAAGAGGAGGAAAGCGAAGAGGAAAGCGAGTCCGAAGAGGAGGAGAGTGAGGAAGAGGACACCACCGTGGACGAGAAGGTGCCCGAGCACGTGAAGAAGGCGGCCCAATTGCGACCCACCACCGTCAACAAGAAGCCGGAACCGGAAAGTGAGTTGACTCAACGTTTTACCATGGAGAAACCCAAATTACGCAGCGTGGTGGTCAAGCGGGATAAGTCCTTGAAAAAGATGGCGACcgaggacgacgacgaggcCGAGGAGGGCGAAACGGAGGAGGAGCGCGACCGGCGGCGACGTTTTAAATTAGAGAAGCCCAAGCTGCGGCATGTCAAGCGCGAGGAGAAGCCTTTGCCCAGCAAGAGCACCGACGACCTGGCCAAAATCCGGCCCGTGCTCAAGAAGGTACCCAAGATCGATGAGCTCCTCAAGGAGCCGAAAGAGGAGCCCAAGCCCGAGTTCACGACCAAGACCCTACGCAAAGCGTCCATAAAGCGCGAGCCGAGCATCAAGAGCG TTCCCGCCCCGCCGCCGCTGCCCTCGCTGGTGCCCAAGGCCccgccaccgccgcccccGCTCCTAGCTCCCGGTGAGAAGAGAGTGCTCAGCAGCACACAGAAGGAGACCCTCGAAAAGCTCAG GACTCGACCCCGAAGGCGCCCCGACTGGTCCGAGATGATGAAGGAGGTGGAGAGCGGCAAGAAGCTGCGCCATGTGGCCTGCAACGATAG ATCTCAGCCCATCCTGACGTGCAAGTCGATAACCAAGTTGGACGACAAGTTCATCTACGAGACGGAGAAGGGCAACTCGCACAACAAGCTGCTTAAGCAGATCCAGGGCGGCATCAAGTTGAAGCCAACGAAGACCAACGATCGCAGCAAGCCGGTGCTGGACGGTCTGCGCAAGTTCCGCCGACAGATGACCATCGAGGAGCAGCTGCAGAAGTCGCAGTCGAAGATCAACATGCTCAGCGAGGCGCCCAGCAGCCATGCACTCGGACCGGGCAGTGCCACGGCCTTGGGAGCCGGAGGATCTCGGCCCAGCATTGTATCGGCAATGTCCATCGACGAGGAGAGTCCCGACGAGCTGGACGACATCGACAAGATCCGCGACGATCTGCAGAGCACCAAACAAATGCTGGCACTGGAGCTGCGCAACCGCGAGGCGCAGGATCGCGAGAACAAGAAGCTGCTGGCCAAAATCCGTACCCTAGAGACCGAACTGGAACGCGAGAAGTCACGCGAAAAGaatctcgagtacggatccaATGTGATTGTGGCTACCATGGATCCCACGCCCACCGCCGAACAGACCTACGTCAACTCCCTGAAGCGCGAGGTGGAGGACGCACGCAAAGTGTCCAAGGAGGTGGAGCAAAACTATCAGAGCACCGCCGAGCAGCTGGTGGAGGCCAAGACGGAGATCGAGGAGCAGCGCCGCCAGATTCAGTTGCTCGAACGCAAGTTGGCAGCAGCTCTACAG GGCGGTGGATCCTTGGACGGATCGCGTCGACCAAGCGATGCCAACTTCGGAAGGGATAGCTCGCCGGAACTGGAGCCTGAGGTCAGCGAAAGCGATCCTGACGAGCCGGAGGAGAAGAAGGTGGAGCGCAGGGAGCGTCGCTCTGGCAAGGAGCTGAAGATTCTGCGCAGCAAGCTCACCAAACTGAAGGTCAAAGAGGAGGCGGCCAAGAAGGAGAAGGACGCCCTCAAGCAAGCCATGAAGAAGAACCAAGGCATCCTCAA GGAGGAGAACAAGAAATTCAAGAAGCTGGAGAAGGAGGTGCAGAAAATGGCTGCCTCCATGAAGCTGGACGAGGACGATGTGGACGGCGAGGAGAAGGACGAGGACGAAGAGGAGGCTGAGGAGGAGCATGccagcgaggaggaggaggactcCGACGACGAGTCCGAGGAGTCCGAATCGGAGGAAAGTGAGGCGGAGACGGGCAGCGAGTCCGAACCAGAG GACTCGCCCAACTCCGCGAAGAAGGCGAATGTGGAGCCGCGCGTGAAGAAGCACGAGAGCCGGTTCGCGGCGATGAAGAAGTGCAATGTGCTGCTCCAGGCGAACGTGGACAATTTGCAGGATCAAATTGTGCAGGTGCGATCGCGGGCCACCAATCTGCAGGACGAACTGGACGCAGTTATTGCCGACTTGGGCTTCTAG
- the LOC6606820 gene encoding peptidoglycan-recognition protein LB isoform X3, protein MECYSQHMQQANLGDGVATARLLSRSDWGARLPKSVDHFQGPAPYVIIHHSYMPAVCYSTPECMKSMRDMQDFHQLERGWNDIGYSFGIGGDGMIYTGRGFNVIGAHAPKYNDKSVGIVLIGDWRTELPPKQMLDAAKNLIAFGVFKGYIDPAYKLLGHRQVRDTECPGGRLFAEISSWPHFTHLNASDGESSTAAPVVPHVHAQAAAPQTPHQSPPAAPKV, encoded by the exons ATGGAAT GCTATAGTCAGCACATGCAGCAGGCGAATCTGGGCGACGGTGTGGCCACCGCCCGCCTGCTTTCCCGATCCGACTGGGGTGCCCGGCTGCCCAAGTCTGTGGACCACTTCCAGGGACCCGCGCCCTACGTCATCATCCACCACTCGTACATGCCGGCCGTGTGCTACTCCACTCCGGAATGCATGAAGAGCATGCGGGACATGCAGGACTTCCATCAGCTGGAGCGCGGATGGAACGATATTGGTTATAGCTTTGGCATCGGCGGCGATGGCATGATCTACACCGGCAGGGGATTCAATGTCATCGGAGCTCATGCACCCAAGTACAATGACAAGAGCGTGGGCATCGTGCTGATCGGAGATTGGAGAA CCGAACTGCCGCCCAAGCAGATGCTGGATGCGGCCAAGAACCTGATCGCCTTCGGAGTTTTCAAGGGCTACATTGACCCCGCCTACAAACTGCTGGGCCACCGACAGGTGCGGGATACCGAGTGTCCTGGAGGCCGCCTCTTCGCCGAGATCTCCAGCTGGCCGCACTTTACCCACCTAAACGCCAGCGACGGCGAGAGCAGCACTGCGGCGCCCGTCGTGCCCCATGTCCATGCACAGGCGGCAGCACCACAAACGCCGCACCAATCCCCGCCAGCTGCGCCCAAGGTCTAG
- the LOC6606819 gene encoding trichoplein keratin filament-binding protein: protein MSGRLNHQHAAYAHRMEQEHNRVQATQAVNSYYSHWGKVTSRFENWTNKEYYEKADQKLQSRRDQQEKEAALNERRSRLRQLLASESEEYNKEMERRRRPREPGGGDLQMLDRVNQSLKEQEQLRRKLEMEAKLYGRWRHGVDDEKLLYQSKSDNEVLAKLNWLDRQIESQQQREEQQALTAERQLLLQQEISRTEQAQKERQQIREQQLRELRALQESHMSELRLRQQEADKLKEEEQHFQLFLGELDKERELLEESSALVLKQVDSGHAFNLKKIKVFIRQRSEASRKQISLCINMLQRMAKYVVKTEELKTLLDKYRSQLENEELACAQIESMYESEAKYNLQRCEENWREQHLQRYGELSKFIDQEKDCLGAMLQENVSQQKTLVELRSQHLTGIEQANKQLEQLSQEQADQVPAPSKTNLKEVESQSSVSETSVEENLQPKVSDSFSNLNLDVWKDLPPARSEVDIQRLNQSRSLSVVTSQTAAPPKFARKRVAWT from the coding sequence ATGTCGGGGCGCCTCAACCACCagcacgcggcgtatgcgcatcGCATGGAGCAAGAGCACAACCGGGTGCAGGCCACACAGGCGGTGAACAGCTACTACAGCCATTGGGGTAAGGTCACATCGCGCTTCGAGAACTGGACCAACAAGGAGTACTACGAGAAGGCGGACCAAAAGCTGCAATCCCGTCGCGATCAGCAGGAGAAGGAGGCGGCCCTCAATGAACGTCGGTCCAGACTTCGCCAGCTTCTGGCCTCGGAGAGCGAGGAGTACAATAAAGAGATGGAACGCCGTCGCCGGCCTCGGGAACCCGGTGGTGGAGACCTTCAGATGCTTGATCGGGTTAACCAGTCGCtcaaggagcaggagcaactgCGTCGCAAACTCGAAATGGAGGCCAAGTTGTACGGTCGCTGGCGTCATGGCGTTGACGATGAAAAGCTGCTCTACCAGTCCAAGTCGGACAACGAAGTGCTGGCCAAGCTCAACTGGCTGGACCGCCAGATCGAGAGTCAGCAGCAGCGCGAGGAGCAGCAGGCACTGACCGCGGAGAGGCAGCTCCTCCTGCAGCAGGAGATCAGTCGAACGGAACAGGCTCAAAAGGAGCGCCAGCAGATCCGGGAGCAACAGTTGCGCGAACTGCGTGCTCTGCAAGAATCCCACATGTCGGAGCTTCGTCTGCGACAGCAGGAGGCGGACAAGttgaaggaggaggagcaacACTTCCAGCTCTTCCTGGGCGAACTGGACAAGGAGCGGGAACTGCTGGAGGAGAGCAGTGCTCTGGTGCTCAAGCAAGTCGATTCCGGACACGCCTTCAACCTCAAGAAGATTAAGGTCTTCATCCGGCAGCGTAGTGAGGCCAGTCGCAAGCAGATCTCCCTGTGCATCAACATGCTGCAACGCATGGCCAAGTATGTGGTCAAGACGGAGGAGCTAAAGACCCTGCTGGACAAGTACCGCTCCCAGTTGGAGAACGAGGAACTGGCCTGCGCCCAGATCGAAAGCATGTACGAGTCGGAGGCCAAGTACAACCTACAGCGCTGTGAGGAGAACTGGCGGGAACAGCACTTGCAGCGCTACGGGGAGCTAAGCAAGTTCATTGACCAGGAGAAGGATTGCCTGGGCGCCATGCTTCAGGAGAATGTGAGCCAGCAGAAGACATTGGTGGAGCTGAGGAGCCAACATCTGACTGGCATCGAGCAGGCCAACAAGCAGCTGGAGCAACTTAGCCAGGAGCAGGCGGACCAGGTGCCGGCACCATCGAAAACTAATCTCAAAGAGGTCGAATCTCAATCTTCAGTTTCCGAGACTTCCGTGGAGGAGAATCTGCAGCCCAAGGTGAGCGACTCTTTCTCCAATCTGAACCTGGATGTGTGGAAGGATCTGCCCCCAGCTCGCAGCGAAGTCGACATACAGCGCCTGAACCAATCCCGATCCCTCAGTGTGGTCACCTCGCAGACAGCCGCCCCACCGAAGTTCGCACGCAAGCGTGTGGCCTGGACCTAA
- the LOC6606820 gene encoding peptidoglycan-recognition protein LB isoform X1, producing MGDKVSGSVSTSSTTSSAIPMDSEQLEQQQLATSCGYSQHMQQANLGDGVATARLLSRSDWGARLPKSVDHFQGPAPYVIIHHSYMPAVCYSTPECMKSMRDMQDFHQLERGWNDIGYSFGIGGDGMIYTGRGFNVIGAHAPKYNDKSVGIVLIGDWRTELPPKQMLDAAKNLIAFGVFKGYIDPAYKLLGHRQVRDTECPGGRLFAEISSWPHFTHLNASDGESSTAAPVVPHVHAQAAAPQTPHQSPPAAPKV from the exons ATGGGCGACAAGGTGTCTGGATCCGTCTCCACTTCTAGCACAACTTCCTCGGCAATCCCCATGGACTCGGAGCAATtggagcagcaacagctggcCACAAGTTGTG GCTATAGTCAGCACATGCAGCAGGCGAATCTGGGCGACGGTGTGGCCACCGCCCGCCTGCTTTCCCGATCCGACTGGGGTGCCCGGCTGCCCAAGTCTGTGGACCACTTCCAGGGACCCGCGCCCTACGTCATCATCCACCACTCGTACATGCCGGCCGTGTGCTACTCCACTCCGGAATGCATGAAGAGCATGCGGGACATGCAGGACTTCCATCAGCTGGAGCGCGGATGGAACGATATTGGTTATAGCTTTGGCATCGGCGGCGATGGCATGATCTACACCGGCAGGGGATTCAATGTCATCGGAGCTCATGCACCCAAGTACAATGACAAGAGCGTGGGCATCGTGCTGATCGGAGATTGGAGAA CCGAACTGCCGCCCAAGCAGATGCTGGATGCGGCCAAGAACCTGATCGCCTTCGGAGTTTTCAAGGGCTACATTGACCCCGCCTACAAACTGCTGGGCCACCGACAGGTGCGGGATACCGAGTGTCCTGGAGGCCGCCTCTTCGCCGAGATCTCCAGCTGGCCGCACTTTACCCACCTAAACGCCAGCGACGGCGAGAGCAGCACTGCGGCGCCCGTCGTGCCCCATGTCCATGCACAGGCGGCAGCACCACAAACGCCGCACCAATCCCCGCCAGCTGCGCCCAAGGTCTAG
- the LOC6606821 gene encoding FK506-binding protein 5 isoform X1 has translation MPFVTPRAGTSSASSAPGGRTTFRPPWVKDDGGTTTSSSTTKPTATPWAKNTATTTTATPAAKENGEKSTATKPKATATTTAAAKKTATPEPAKKTTEPVKKSSLATSTTAAKRTPEPVNTKKAPEPVKKVAPTVGPKKPVATTSALKKKKEPTPPPESSSEEEESEEEEETEEETESEEEESEEESESEEEESEEEDTTVDEKVPEHVKKAAQLRPTTVNKKPEPESELTQRFTMEKPKLRSVVVKRDKSLKKMATEDDDEAEEGETEEERDRRRRFKLEKPKLRHVKREEKPLPSKSTDDLAKIRPVLKKVPKIDELLKEPKEEPKPEFTTKTLRKASIKREPSIKSVPAPPPLPSLVPKAPPPPPPLLAPGEKRVLSSTQKETLEKLRTRPRRRPDWSEMMKEVESGKKLRHVACNDRSQPILTCKSITKLDDKFIYETEKGNSHNKLLKQIQGGIKLKPTKTNDRSKPVLDGLRKFRRQMTIEEQLQKSQSKINMLSEAPSSHALGPGSATALGAGGSRPSIVSAMSIDEESPDELDDIDKIRDDLQSTKQMLALELRNREAQDRENKKLLAKIRTLETELEREKSREKNLEYGSNVIVATMDPTPTAEQTYVNSLKREVEDARKVSKEVEQNYQSTAEQLVEAKTEIEEQRRQIQLLERKLAAALQATPSTNRPHISNCFAYDDDYDDCIHYDHYHAARHQGGGSLDGSRRPSDANFGRDSSPELEPEVSESDPDEPEEKKVERRERRSGKELKILRSKLTKLKVKEEAAKKEKDALKQAMKKNQGILKEENKKFKKLEKEVQKMAASMKLDEDDVDGEEKDEDEEEAEEEHASEEEEDSDDESEESESEESEAETGSESEPEDSPNSAKKANVEPRVKKHESRFAAMKKCNVLLQANVDNLQDQIVQVRSRATNLQDELDAVIADLGF, from the exons ATGCCGTTTGTGACGCCCCGTGCGGGGACAAGCAGTGCAAGCAGTGCGCCCGGCGGACGCACCACGTTCCGTCCGCCATGGGTGAAGGACGACGGCGGTACCACTACCAGCAGCAGTACCACAAAGCCCACTGCCACTCCGTGGGCAAAGAACACAGCGACGACGACGACCGCCACTCCGGCAGCAAAGGAAAATGGAGAAAAGTCAACTGCGACCAAGCCAAAAGCAACTGCTACCACGACTGCAGCCGCGAAGAAGACTGCGACCCCTGAACCGGCCAAGAAGACGACAGAGCCTGTAAAGAAATCTTCACTTGCCACAAGCACAACGGCGGCCAAGAGGACACCAGAACCCGTAAATACCAAGAAAGCACCGGAGCCAGTCAAGAAAGTGGCGCCCACTGTGGGGCCAAAGAAGCCAGTAGCCACCACTTCAGCGctcaaaaaaaagaaggagcCGACACCACCACCCGAATCCTCCTCCGAGGAAGAAGAGagcgaggaggaggaagagaCCGAAGAGGAAACCGAGTCTGAAGAGGAGGAAAGCGAAGAGGAAAGCGAGTCCGAAGAGGAGGAGAGTGAGGAAGAGGACACCACCGTGGACGAGAAGGTGCCCGAGCACGTGAAGAAGGCGGCCCAATTGCGACCCACCACCGTCAACAAGAAGCCGGAACCGGAAAGTGAGTTGACTCAACGTTTTACCATGGAGAAACCCAAATTACGCAGCGTGGTGGTCAAGCGGGATAAGTCCTTGAAAAAGATGGCGACcgaggacgacgacgaggcCGAGGAGGGCGAAACGGAGGAGGAGCGCGACCGGCGGCGACGTTTTAAATTAGAGAAGCCCAAGCTGCGGCATGTCAAGCGCGAGGAGAAGCCTTTGCCCAGCAAGAGCACCGACGACCTGGCCAAAATCCGGCCCGTGCTCAAGAAGGTACCCAAGATCGATGAGCTCCTCAAGGAGCCGAAAGAGGAGCCCAAGCCCGAGTTCACGACCAAGACCCTACGCAAAGCGTCCATAAAGCGCGAGCCGAGCATCAAGAGCG TTCCCGCCCCGCCGCCGCTGCCCTCGCTGGTGCCCAAGGCCccgccaccgccgcccccGCTCCTAGCTCCCGGTGAGAAGAGAGTGCTCAGCAGCACACAGAAGGAGACCCTCGAAAAGCTCAG GACTCGACCCCGAAGGCGCCCCGACTGGTCCGAGATGATGAAGGAGGTGGAGAGCGGCAAGAAGCTGCGCCATGTGGCCTGCAACGATAG ATCTCAGCCCATCCTGACGTGCAAGTCGATAACCAAGTTGGACGACAAGTTCATCTACGAGACGGAGAAGGGCAACTCGCACAACAAGCTGCTTAAGCAGATCCAGGGCGGCATCAAGTTGAAGCCAACGAAGACCAACGATCGCAGCAAGCCGGTGCTGGACGGTCTGCGCAAGTTCCGCCGACAGATGACCATCGAGGAGCAGCTGCAGAAGTCGCAGTCGAAGATCAACATGCTCAGCGAGGCGCCCAGCAGCCATGCACTCGGACCGGGCAGTGCCACGGCCTTGGGAGCCGGAGGATCTCGGCCCAGCATTGTATCGGCAATGTCCATCGACGAGGAGAGTCCCGACGAGCTGGACGACATCGACAAGATCCGCGACGATCTGCAGAGCACCAAACAAATGCTGGCACTGGAGCTGCGCAACCGCGAGGCGCAGGATCGCGAGAACAAGAAGCTGCTGGCCAAAATCCGTACCCTAGAGACCGAACTGGAACGCGAGAAGTCACGCGAAAAGaatctcgagtacggatccaATGTGATTGTGGCTACCATGGATCCCACGCCCACCGCCGAACAGACCTACGTCAACTCCCTGAAGCGCGAGGTGGAGGACGCACGCAAAGTGTCCAAGGAGGTGGAGCAAAACTATCAGAGCACCGCCGAGCAGCTGGTGGAGGCCAAGACGGAGATCGAGGAGCAGCGCCGCCAGATTCAGTTGCTCGAACGCAAGTTGGCAGCAGCTCTACAG GCGACACCAAGCACTAACAGACCGCACATTAGTAATTGCTTTGCTTACGACGACGACTACGACGATTGCATCCACTACGACCACTACCACGCTGCACGGCACCAG GGCGGTGGATCCTTGGACGGATCGCGTCGACCAAGCGATGCCAACTTCGGAAGGGATAGCTCGCCGGAACTGGAGCCTGAGGTCAGCGAAAGCGATCCTGACGAGCCGGAGGAGAAGAAGGTGGAGCGCAGGGAGCGTCGCTCTGGCAAGGAGCTGAAGATTCTGCGCAGCAAGCTCACCAAACTGAAGGTCAAAGAGGAGGCGGCCAAGAAGGAGAAGGACGCCCTCAAGCAAGCCATGAAGAAGAACCAAGGCATCCTCAA GGAGGAGAACAAGAAATTCAAGAAGCTGGAGAAGGAGGTGCAGAAAATGGCTGCCTCCATGAAGCTGGACGAGGACGATGTGGACGGCGAGGAGAAGGACGAGGACGAAGAGGAGGCTGAGGAGGAGCATGccagcgaggaggaggaggactcCGACGACGAGTCCGAGGAGTCCGAATCGGAGGAAAGTGAGGCGGAGACGGGCAGCGAGTCCGAACCAGAG GACTCGCCCAACTCCGCGAAGAAGGCGAATGTGGAGCCGCGCGTGAAGAAGCACGAGAGCCGGTTCGCGGCGATGAAGAAGTGCAATGTGCTGCTCCAGGCGAACGTGGACAATTTGCAGGATCAAATTGTGCAGGTGCGATCGCGGGCCACCAATCTGCAGGACGAACTGGACGCAGTTATTGCCGACTTGGGCTTCTAG